One segment of Streptomyces sp. TG1A-8 DNA contains the following:
- a CDS encoding MBL fold metallo-hydrolase, producing the protein MEQIMLGNVSITRVWEYYGPVGMDPHAFFPESSQEVWKDGVHWLAPHFLDSETNIVNSAIQTWLLRSGGKTILVDTGVGNHKERPYAPVWSHLETDFLANLARAGVQPEDVDIVINTHLHVDHVGWNTYLEGRQWVPTFPNATYLMPKDDFDFWNPANGHQSVLGRGNQNVFEDSVAPVHEAGQTLLWGNSHRIDANLRLDAAPGHTPGSSVLTLSSGTDRAVFVGDMLHNPVQIVEPDANSCFCEDPAGARATRRKVLGWAADNNALLIPAHLGGHGAAEITRNGDTFDIKGWAPFAPYSEQG; encoded by the coding sequence ATGGAACAGATCATGCTCGGCAACGTCTCCATCACCCGCGTCTGGGAATACTACGGGCCCGTCGGAATGGATCCCCACGCCTTCTTCCCGGAAAGCTCGCAGGAAGTCTGGAAGGACGGAGTCCACTGGCTGGCCCCGCATTTCCTGGACTCCGAGACCAACATCGTGAATTCCGCGATCCAGACCTGGCTGCTGCGCAGCGGGGGCAAGACCATCCTCGTCGACACCGGTGTGGGTAACCACAAGGAGCGCCCGTACGCGCCGGTCTGGAGCCACCTGGAGACGGACTTCCTGGCCAACCTCGCCCGGGCAGGCGTCCAGCCCGAGGACGTGGACATCGTGATCAACACGCATCTCCACGTCGACCACGTCGGCTGGAACACGTACCTGGAGGGGCGGCAGTGGGTTCCCACGTTCCCCAACGCCACGTATCTGATGCCGAAGGACGACTTCGACTTCTGGAACCCGGCGAACGGCCACCAGTCGGTGCTCGGCCGCGGCAACCAGAACGTCTTCGAGGACAGCGTGGCCCCGGTGCACGAGGCCGGCCAGACGCTGCTGTGGGGGAACAGCCACCGGATCGACGCCAACCTGCGCCTGGACGCGGCCCCCGGGCACACCCCCGGCTCCTCCGTGCTGACCCTCAGCTCCGGGACGGACCGCGCGGTGTTCGTCGGTGACATGCTGCACAACCCGGTGCAGATCGTCGAGCCGGACGCCAACAGCTGCTTCTGCGAGGACCCCGCGGGCGCCCGCGCCACCCGCCGCAAGGTGCTGGGCTGGGCGGCCGACAACAACGCGCTCCTGATCCCCGCGCACCTGGGTGGCCATGGCGCCGCCGAAATCACGCGTAACGGCGACACGTTCGACATCAAGGGCTGGGCGCCCTTCGCCCCTTACTCCGAGCAGGGCTGA
- a CDS encoding OFA family MFS transporter, with translation MTADPYAVNSTSAHPETANHPYREVTDARGRVYRVGETDRDILGHSRKLMVYLPWIAMMAISVFEYAYGSAEDTLSHAHGWAQSNTFWILSVWVFSQAGIAFPAGWLREKGILTARKAMYAGSLMCVVGFLALSHLGNVWLAILGFGVVGGVGAGLVYATCINMVGKWFPERRGAKIGFVNGGFAYGSLPFIFLFNYGFDTADYHWVLDLIGCYIVIVVFGCAFFFKDPPKNWWPADIDPLTVAGVRKNATSLSKNPPAVRQYTPKEAIRTGMLPLMWLSVVLTAGVSIFGISFQVDFAKEVGFGPLVAASSMGVMAVINGVGRGVMGWLSDKWGRKPTLVFVIVVLGLAQFGVIWAGDVRSQWLFLVFAFLSGFGGGAFYPLFAALTPDYFGENFNATNYGLVYSGKLISGLFGGGLGSMVVTAWGYNGAYALAGGVSMVAATTALLLRQPGRTSGVTVAAEPQPTD, from the coding sequence ATGACGGCAGATCCCTACGCAGTCAACAGCACGTCGGCACATCCCGAGACCGCGAACCATCCCTACCGTGAAGTGACCGACGCGCGCGGCCGCGTCTACCGGGTCGGCGAGACCGACCGGGACATCCTCGGCCACTCCCGCAAACTTATGGTGTATCTGCCGTGGATCGCCATGATGGCCATCAGCGTCTTCGAATACGCGTACGGCTCGGCGGAGGACACCCTGTCCCACGCGCACGGCTGGGCGCAGAGCAACACCTTCTGGATTCTCAGCGTCTGGGTCTTCTCCCAGGCCGGCATCGCCTTCCCGGCCGGCTGGCTGCGGGAGAAGGGCATCCTGACGGCCCGCAAGGCGATGTACGCCGGTTCCCTCATGTGCGTGGTCGGGTTCCTGGCCCTGTCGCACCTGGGCAACGTGTGGCTCGCGATCCTCGGGTTCGGCGTCGTCGGCGGTGTCGGCGCCGGGCTGGTCTACGCGACCTGCATCAACATGGTCGGCAAGTGGTTCCCCGAACGACGCGGCGCCAAAATCGGCTTCGTCAACGGTGGGTTCGCGTACGGGTCGCTGCCGTTCATCTTCCTCTTCAACTACGGCTTCGACACCGCCGACTACCACTGGGTGCTGGACCTCATCGGCTGCTACATCGTGATCGTGGTCTTCGGCTGCGCGTTCTTCTTCAAGGACCCGCCGAAGAACTGGTGGCCCGCGGACATCGACCCGCTGACGGTCGCCGGCGTCAGGAAGAACGCCACGAGCCTCTCCAAGAACCCCCCGGCGGTACGGCAGTACACGCCGAAGGAGGCCATCAGGACGGGCATGCTGCCGCTGATGTGGCTGTCCGTCGTGCTGACCGCCGGCGTGTCGATCTTCGGGATCTCCTTCCAGGTCGACTTCGCCAAGGAGGTCGGCTTCGGCCCGCTGGTCGCGGCGTCGTCGATGGGTGTCATGGCGGTCATCAACGGCGTCGGCCGCGGGGTGATGGGCTGGCTGTCCGACAAGTGGGGCCGCAAGCCCACCCTCGTGTTCGTGATCGTCGTCCTGGGCCTGGCCCAGTTCGGCGTGATCTGGGCCGGGGACGTCAGGAGCCAATGGCTGTTCCTGGTGTTCGCGTTCCTCTCCGGCTTCGGCGGCGGCGCCTTCTACCCGCTGTTCGCGGCGCTCACGCCGGACTACTTCGGGGAGAACTTCAACGCCACCAACTACGGGTTGGTGTACAGCGGCAAGCTGATCAGCGGACTCTTCGGCGGCGGCCTGGGTTCCATGGTCGTCACGGCCTGGGGCTACAACGGGGCGTACGCGCTGGCCGGCGGCGTGTCGATGGTGGCGGCGACGACCGCGCTGCTGCTGCGACAGCCGGGACGGACCTCCGGGGTCACCGTAGCCGCCGAACCTCAGCCCACCGACTGA
- a CDS encoding LysR family transcriptional regulator → MDVELRQLRCLTAIVDEGTFTDAAIALGVSQPAVSRTLSALEKRLGVRLLRRTSREISPTAIGLRVVAHARRVLTEVDNLVQEATSGHVELRIGHAWSALGRLTPTFQHRWLESHPETRLHLLRNNSPSAGLAEGTADLAVVRRPLEDRRFEGAIVGLETRWCAMAASDPLARRRSVRLADLSSRVLLVDQRTGSTTAELWPADARPVTQESREIDDWLTIIATGRCVGVTAQSVVDQYPRPGIVYLPVRDAEPIAVRLVWWRDDPHPATRTVLELLTELYRT, encoded by the coding sequence ATGGATGTCGAGCTGCGTCAGTTGCGCTGCCTCACCGCGATCGTGGACGAGGGCACGTTCACCGACGCCGCGATCGCTCTGGGTGTCTCACAGCCTGCGGTCTCCCGCACACTTTCGGCGCTCGAGAAGCGTCTCGGCGTACGGCTGCTGCGACGTACGTCCCGCGAAATTTCGCCGACTGCGATCGGACTACGCGTCGTGGCGCACGCCCGGCGCGTGCTGACCGAGGTCGACAACCTGGTACAGGAAGCCACATCGGGCCACGTCGAACTGCGTATCGGCCACGCCTGGTCGGCACTCGGCCGACTCACACCCACCTTTCAACACCGGTGGCTGGAATCGCACCCGGAAACGCGACTGCACCTGCTTCGCAACAACTCCCCGAGCGCCGGCCTGGCCGAGGGCACCGCGGACCTTGCGGTCGTGCGCAGGCCGCTGGAGGACCGCCGCTTCGAGGGCGCCATCGTGGGTCTGGAAACACGCTGGTGCGCGATGGCCGCCTCCGACCCCCTGGCGCGGCGCCGCTCGGTGCGTCTGGCCGATCTCAGCAGCCGCGTCCTGCTCGTTGACCAGCGCACCGGGTCGACCACTGCGGAATTGTGGCCCGCGGACGCGCGCCCGGTGACACAGGAGAGCCGCGAGATCGACGACTGGCTCACGATCATCGCCACCGGCCGCTGCGTGGGGGTTACCGCGCAGTCCGTCGTTGACCAATATCCACGGCCCGGCATCGTCTACCTGCCGGTACGCGACGCCGAACCGATCGCCGTACGACTGGTCTGGTGGCGCGACGACCCCCACCCGGCCACCCGTACCGTACTCGAGCTTCTTACCGAGCTTTACCGCACATGA
- a CDS encoding GNAT family N-acetyltransferase: MAELRTDRLVLRRWQDSDLEPWAAMNADPEVREHLGGLLTREQSDASVAQFQAEFDQRGYGWWAVQLQATGEFIGFAGLDQVDDGTPFTGVEIGWRLARSAWGQGYATEAALAGLAFGFETLELPEILAVTTAANLRSQAVMRRIGMTRDPADDFDDPTAPEGPLRPNVLYRIARGVRI, translated from the coding sequence ATGGCTGAACTGCGCACCGACCGCCTCGTGCTCCGTCGATGGCAAGACTCCGACCTTGAACCGTGGGCGGCGATGAATGCTGATCCCGAGGTTCGGGAGCACTTGGGCGGCCTGCTCACCCGTGAACAGAGCGATGCCTCCGTGGCGCAGTTCCAGGCCGAGTTCGACCAGCGAGGCTACGGATGGTGGGCGGTTCAATTGCAGGCCACGGGCGAGTTCATCGGCTTCGCGGGCTTGGACCAAGTGGACGATGGCACGCCGTTCACGGGGGTTGAGATCGGTTGGAGGCTCGCTCGCTCGGCCTGGGGCCAGGGTTACGCCACCGAGGCCGCCCTGGCTGGTCTGGCCTTCGGCTTCGAAACGCTTGAACTCCCCGAGATCCTTGCAGTGACGACTGCTGCAAACCTCCGTTCCCAAGCAGTGATGCGCCGGATCGGCATGACCCGCGATCCGGCTGATGATTTCGACGACCCCACCGCGCCCGAAGGGCCACTGCGTCCGAACGTGCTGTACCGAATCGCGCGTGGTGTGAGGATCTGA
- the frc gene encoding formyl-CoA transferase, which yields MTGTPTKALEGIRVLDMTHVQSGPSATQLLAWLGADVVKLEAPTGDITRKQLRDLPDVDSLYFTMLNCNKRSITLNTKTERGKEILTELIRRSDVMVENFGPGAIDRMGFTWNHIQEINPRIVYASIKGFGDGPYTDFKAYEVVAQAMGGAMATTGFEDGPPLATGAQIGDSGTGIHAVAGILAALYQRENTGRGQRVNVAMQHAVLNLCRVKLRDQQRLAHGPLAEYPNDDFGDEVPRSGNASGGGQPGWAVKCAPGGPNDYVYVIVQPVGWKPISELIGRPELAEDPEWATPEARLPKLNKMFQLIEEWSSALPKWEVLERLNTHNIPCGPILSTKEIIEDRSLVANEMVVTVPHPERGEFVTVGSPLKLSDSPVDVTSSPLLGEHNEEIYVGELGLDDEELRLLKSNGVI from the coding sequence ATGACCGGCACGCCGACCAAGGCTCTCGAAGGCATCCGCGTCCTGGACATGACGCACGTCCAGTCCGGCCCCTCCGCGACCCAACTCCTCGCCTGGCTCGGCGCGGACGTCGTCAAGCTGGAGGCGCCGACCGGTGACATCACGCGCAAGCAGCTGCGCGACCTACCGGACGTCGACTCCCTCTACTTCACGATGCTCAACTGCAACAAGCGGAGCATCACCCTCAACACCAAGACCGAGCGCGGCAAGGAGATCCTCACCGAGCTGATCCGGCGCTCCGACGTCATGGTCGAGAACTTCGGGCCGGGCGCGATCGACCGTATGGGCTTCACCTGGAACCACATCCAGGAGATCAACCCGCGGATCGTCTACGCCTCCATCAAGGGGTTCGGGGACGGGCCGTACACCGACTTCAAGGCGTACGAGGTCGTCGCTCAGGCCATGGGCGGGGCGATGGCGACCACTGGTTTCGAGGACGGGCCGCCGCTGGCGACGGGGGCCCAGATCGGGGACTCAGGCACGGGCATCCACGCCGTGGCGGGGATCCTCGCGGCGCTGTACCAGCGGGAGAACACCGGACGCGGTCAGCGGGTCAACGTGGCCATGCAGCACGCCGTGCTCAACCTCTGCCGGGTGAAGCTGCGCGACCAGCAGCGCCTGGCACACGGCCCGCTCGCCGAATACCCCAACGACGACTTCGGCGACGAGGTTCCCAGGTCCGGAAACGCGTCCGGCGGCGGCCAGCCCGGCTGGGCGGTCAAGTGCGCGCCGGGCGGCCCCAACGACTACGTGTACGTCATCGTGCAGCCGGTCGGCTGGAAGCCGATCAGCGAGCTCATCGGCCGGCCCGAGCTGGCGGAGGACCCCGAGTGGGCCACTCCCGAGGCCCGCCTGCCCAAGCTCAACAAGATGTTCCAGCTGATCGAGGAGTGGTCCTCGGCCCTTCCCAAGTGGGAGGTGCTGGAGAGGCTCAACACCCACAACATCCCGTGCGGGCCGATCCTGTCCACGAAGGAGATCATCGAGGACCGGTCGCTGGTCGCCAACGAGATGGTCGTCACCGTGCCGCACCCCGAGCGCGGCGAGTTCGTGACCGTGGGCAGCCCGCTCAAGCTCTCCGACTCCCCCGTGGACGTGACCAGCTCACCCCTGCTGGGCGAGCACAACGAGGAAATCTACGTCGGCGAGCTCGGGCTCGACGACGAGGAACTGCGCCTGCTCAAGTCGAACGGAGTGATCTGA
- a CDS encoding GntR family transcriptional regulator produces MLSTGLPQGAVPRLERPGPLRDRVYEALLELITTRALQPGQHLVESELAGHLGVSRQPVREALQRLNTEGWVDLRPAQGAFVHEPTEEEADQLLTVRTLLEAEAARLAAVNAGSAGVAALEELCAEGEKAVTTDDVDGAVAMNARFHTKIMELAGNAVLAELAAQVDRRVRWYYTPVARQRGNQSWVEHRELIDAIAEQDERRATDLMREHTEHTRRSYHARQRS; encoded by the coding sequence ATGCTGTCGACAGGACTGCCGCAGGGAGCAGTACCCAGGCTCGAACGGCCCGGTCCGCTGCGAGACCGTGTCTACGAGGCGCTGCTGGAACTCATCACCACGCGCGCCCTCCAGCCCGGCCAGCACCTCGTAGAGAGCGAACTCGCCGGACACCTCGGGGTCTCCCGGCAGCCGGTGCGTGAGGCGCTGCAGCGGCTGAACACCGAGGGTTGGGTCGACCTGCGGCCCGCCCAGGGTGCGTTCGTGCACGAGCCCACGGAAGAGGAGGCCGACCAGCTCCTCACCGTACGCACCCTGTTGGAGGCCGAGGCCGCCCGTCTCGCCGCCGTGAACGCGGGCAGCGCGGGCGTCGCCGCGCTGGAGGAGCTGTGCGCGGAGGGCGAGAAGGCCGTCACCACGGACGACGTGGACGGCGCGGTCGCCATGAACGCCCGTTTTCACACCAAGATCATGGAGCTCGCGGGCAACGCGGTCCTCGCGGAGCTCGCTGCCCAGGTCGACCGGCGGGTGCGCTGGTACTACACGCCGGTCGCCCGGCAGCGCGGCAACCAGTCCTGGGTCGAACACCGGGAGCTGATCGACGCGATCGCCGAGCAGGACGAGCGGCGCGCGACCGACCTGATGCGGGAGCACACCGAGCACACGCGCCGCTCGTACCACGCGCGCCAGCGGTCGTAG
- a CDS encoding thiamine pyrophosphate-binding protein produces the protein MPDNTQNVISGGHLVAKALKAEGVDRIYTLCGGHIIDIYDGCVDEGIEVVDVRHEQVAAHAADGYARITGKPGCAVVTAGPGTTDAVTGVANAFRAESPMLLIGGQGALTQHKMGSLQDLPHVDMMTPITKFAATVPDTARAADMVSMAFRECYHGAPGPSFLEIPRDVLDAKIPAANARVPKPGAYRASTRSTGDPGAIEKLADLLVRAEKPAILLGSQVWTTRGTEAAVGLVRALNIPAYMNGAGRGTLPPGDPHHFQLSRRYAFSNADVVVIVGTPFDFRMGYGKRLPPGTTVVQIDLDYRTVGKNRDIDLGIVGDAGLVLKSVTEAASGRINGGASRRKEWLDELRAAEQTAVEKRLPSLRSDASPIHPYRLVSEINDFLTEDSIYIGDGGDIVTFSGQVVQPKSPGHWMDPGPLGTLGVGVPFVLAAKQARPDKEVVALFGDGAFSLTGWDFETLVRYDLPFVGIVGNNSSMNQIRYGQAAKYGQERERVGNTLGDVHYDKFAQMLGGYGEEVRDPADIGPALRRARESGKPSLINVWVDPDAYAPGTMNQTMYK, from the coding sequence ATGCCCGACAACACCCAGAACGTCATTTCCGGTGGTCATCTCGTTGCCAAAGCGCTGAAGGCCGAGGGGGTCGACCGCATCTACACGCTGTGCGGCGGCCACATCATCGACATCTACGACGGCTGCGTCGACGAGGGCATAGAAGTCGTCGACGTCCGCCACGAGCAGGTCGCCGCCCATGCCGCCGACGGCTACGCGCGCATCACCGGCAAGCCCGGCTGCGCGGTCGTCACCGCCGGCCCCGGCACCACCGACGCCGTCACCGGGGTCGCCAACGCCTTCCGAGCGGAGTCCCCGATGCTGCTGATCGGCGGCCAGGGGGCCCTCACCCAGCACAAGATGGGATCCCTGCAGGACCTGCCGCATGTCGACATGATGACCCCGATCACCAAGTTCGCGGCGACCGTGCCGGACACGGCCCGCGCGGCGGACATGGTGTCCATGGCGTTCCGCGAGTGCTACCACGGCGCGCCCGGCCCCTCCTTCCTGGAGATCCCCCGCGACGTCCTCGACGCCAAGATCCCGGCGGCCAACGCGCGCGTACCGAAGCCCGGCGCCTATCGCGCCTCCACCCGCTCGACCGGTGACCCCGGGGCCATCGAAAAGCTCGCCGACCTGCTGGTGCGCGCAGAGAAACCGGCCATCCTGCTGGGCAGCCAGGTGTGGACGACCCGGGGCACCGAGGCGGCCGTCGGGCTCGTCCGCGCCCTCAACATCCCCGCCTACATGAACGGTGCCGGCCGCGGCACCCTGCCGCCCGGCGACCCGCACCACTTCCAGCTGTCGCGCCGATACGCCTTCTCCAACGCCGACGTCGTCGTCATCGTCGGAACCCCGTTCGACTTCCGCATGGGCTACGGCAAGCGGCTCCCCCCGGGCACGACCGTCGTGCAGATCGACCTCGACTACCGGACCGTCGGCAAGAACCGCGACATCGACCTGGGGATCGTCGGCGACGCCGGCCTGGTACTGAAGTCGGTGACGGAGGCCGCCTCCGGGCGCATAAACGGCGGGGCGTCCCGGCGCAAGGAGTGGCTCGACGAACTGCGGGCCGCGGAGCAGACCGCCGTCGAGAAGCGGCTGCCCAGCCTGAGGTCCGACGCCTCACCGATCCACCCGTACCGACTGGTCAGCGAGATCAACGACTTCCTGACCGAGGACTCCATCTACATCGGCGACGGCGGCGACATCGTCACCTTTTCCGGGCAGGTCGTACAGCCCAAGTCGCCCGGGCACTGGATGGACCCTGGCCCGCTGGGCACCCTCGGCGTCGGCGTCCCCTTCGTTCTCGCGGCCAAGCAGGCACGGCCCGACAAGGAGGTGGTGGCCCTCTTCGGCGACGGCGCCTTCTCCCTCACCGGCTGGGACTTCGAGACCCTCGTCCGCTACGACCTCCCGTTCGTCGGCATCGTCGGCAACAACTCCTCCATGAACCAGATCCGCTACGGCCAGGCCGCCAAGTACGGCCAGGAACGCGAGCGGGTCGGCAACACCCTCGGCGACGTCCACTACGACAAGTTCGCCCAGATGCTGGGCGGTTACGGCGAGGAGGTCCGCGACCCCGCCGACATCGGCCCCGCGCTCCGACGCGCGCGCGAGTCGGGCAAACCGTCGCTGATCAACGTCTGGGTCGACCCGGACGCGTACGCCCCCGGAACCATGAACCAGACGATGTACAAGTGA
- a CDS encoding DMT family transporter, giving the protein MMLASGLSTQLGAAIGSLAFPLLGPVGVVAARQYVAAAVLLILGRPRLRSFTRRQWGLVLLLAADFGVTNLSLYTAIDRIGLGLAVTLEFLGPLTIALSGSRRRVDLGCAVLAVAGVVALMRPRPTADYLGMGLGLLAAAGWAAYILLNRSIGQRIPGAQGTAAAAVLSALVFLPIGAGVAVHHTPSAGALGAAVAAGLLSSALPFLADLFTLRRVPAEAFGLFMSVNPVLAAAVGALVLGQKLDVAAWLSIAAIIAANAISILAQPRRA; this is encoded by the coding sequence ATGATGCTCGCCAGCGGCCTTTCGACCCAGCTCGGCGCCGCGATCGGGTCACTGGCCTTCCCGCTGCTCGGCCCGGTCGGCGTCGTCGCGGCCCGCCAGTACGTCGCGGCGGCGGTGCTGCTCATCCTCGGTCGGCCCCGCCTTCGGTCCTTCACGCGGCGCCAGTGGGGGCTGGTGCTGTTGCTCGCGGCCGACTTCGGTGTGACGAACCTGTCGCTCTACACCGCGATCGACCGGATCGGTCTCGGCCTGGCGGTGACCCTGGAGTTCCTCGGCCCCCTCACGATCGCGCTGTCCGGCTCGCGCAGACGCGTGGACCTGGGCTGCGCCGTACTCGCCGTGGCGGGAGTCGTCGCACTGATGCGCCCGCGTCCTACCGCCGATTACCTCGGCATGGGGCTCGGTTTGCTCGCCGCTGCCGGTTGGGCCGCTTACATCCTTCTCAATCGTTCCATCGGGCAGCGCATCCCCGGGGCACAGGGCACGGCCGCCGCAGCGGTGCTGTCCGCCTTGGTCTTCCTGCCCATCGGAGCCGGCGTCGCGGTACACCACACGCCTTCCGCCGGGGCGCTCGGTGCAGCTGTTGCGGCCGGATTGCTATCCTCCGCCCTGCCGTTCCTCGCGGACCTGTTCACGCTGCGCCGCGTTCCCGCAGAGGCGTTCGGATTGTTCATGAGCGTCAACCCGGTGCTCGCCGCAGCCGTTGGTGCGCTCGTTCTGGGACAGAAGCTCGACGTGGCCGCCTGGTTGAGCATCGCGGCGATCATCGCGGCCAACGCCATCAGCATCCTCGCACAGCCGAGGCGCGCTTGA
- a CDS encoding acetate--CoA ligase family protein, with product MTAEDHALRVRALLDSVRAEGRSALTAPEGKVIADAYGIAVPGEELAIDVDEAVAYAARFDGPVVMKIVSPDILHKTDAGGVIVGVEGATDVRAAFHKIIEDVRAYDATARIEGVQVQELLPKGQEVIVGAVTDATFGKVVAFGLGGVLVEVLKDVTFRLAPVSADEALSMLDSIRSAEILRGVRGAPAVDRWAIAEQIRRVSHLVADFPEIAEVDLNPVIATPRGAVAADIRVILAEKQPPVRRTYTRDEILISMRRLMQPSSVAVIGASNEQGKIGNSVMRNLVDGGFAGEILPVNPKADGVLGRKAYKSVTDVPGEVDVAVFAIPAKFVASALEEVGRKKIPNAVLIPSGFAETGEHALQAEIVAIAERHGIRLLGPNIYGYYSTWQDLCATFCTPYDVKGGVALTSQSGGIGMAILGFARTTKTGVSAIVGLGNKSDLDEDDLLTWFGEDPNTQCIAMHLEDLKDGRAFVEAARATVPKKPVVVLKAGRTAAGAKAAGSHTGALAGDDAVYDDILKQAGVIRAPGLNDMLEYARGLPVLPAPRGDNVVIITGAGGSGVLLSDAVTDNGLTLMEIPPDLDEAFRKFIPPFGAAGNPVDITGGEPPSTYEATIRLGLEDPRIHALVLGYWHTIVTPPMVFAELTARVVAEFQERGIEKPVVASLAGDVEVEEACQYLYERGIVAYPYTTEKPVAVLGAKYRWARAAGLL from the coding sequence GTGACGGCAGAAGACCACGCCCTGAGGGTGCGCGCGCTGCTCGACTCCGTGCGGGCCGAGGGACGCAGCGCGCTCACCGCACCGGAGGGCAAGGTGATCGCCGACGCGTACGGGATCGCCGTACCCGGTGAGGAACTGGCGATCGACGTCGACGAGGCGGTGGCGTACGCGGCACGCTTCGACGGGCCGGTCGTGATGAAGATCGTCTCTCCGGACATCCTGCACAAGACCGACGCCGGCGGGGTGATCGTCGGGGTCGAGGGCGCGACGGACGTACGGGCCGCGTTCCACAAGATCATCGAGGACGTGCGCGCGTACGACGCGACGGCCCGTATCGAGGGCGTCCAGGTCCAGGAACTGCTGCCGAAGGGGCAGGAGGTCATCGTCGGCGCGGTGACGGACGCGACGTTCGGGAAGGTCGTGGCGTTCGGGCTCGGCGGGGTGCTGGTCGAGGTCCTCAAGGACGTCACGTTCCGGCTGGCACCCGTAAGCGCCGACGAGGCGCTGTCCATGCTGGACTCGATCCGGTCGGCGGAAATCCTGCGCGGGGTGCGCGGCGCGCCGGCCGTGGACCGGTGGGCGATCGCCGAGCAGATCCGGCGGGTGTCCCACCTCGTCGCGGACTTCCCGGAGATCGCGGAGGTGGACCTCAACCCGGTGATCGCGACGCCTCGGGGCGCGGTCGCTGCCGACATCCGCGTGATCCTCGCCGAGAAGCAGCCGCCTGTCCGGCGCACCTACACGCGCGACGAGATCCTCATCTCCATGCGCCGCCTGATGCAGCCGAGTTCGGTCGCGGTGATCGGTGCCTCCAACGAGCAGGGGAAGATCGGCAACTCGGTGATGCGCAACCTCGTCGACGGCGGTTTCGCCGGGGAGATCCTTCCGGTGAACCCCAAGGCCGATGGCGTTCTGGGCCGGAAGGCGTACAAGAGCGTCACCGACGTTCCCGGTGAGGTGGACGTGGCGGTCTTCGCGATCCCCGCCAAGTTCGTGGCCTCGGCGCTGGAAGAGGTGGGACGCAAGAAGATCCCGAACGCCGTACTCATCCCCTCCGGGTTCGCGGAGACCGGTGAACACGCCCTCCAGGCGGAGATCGTGGCGATCGCCGAACGGCACGGTATCCGGCTGCTGGGACCGAACATCTACGGTTACTACTCGACGTGGCAGGACCTGTGCGCCACGTTCTGCACGCCGTACGACGTCAAGGGCGGGGTGGCGCTGACCTCGCAGTCCGGCGGCATCGGGATGGCCATCCTGGGCTTCGCACGGACCACGAAGACGGGCGTGTCGGCGATCGTCGGCCTCGGCAACAAGTCCGACCTGGACGAGGACGACCTGCTGACCTGGTTCGGCGAGGACCCGAACACCCAGTGCATCGCGATGCACCTGGAGGACCTCAAGGACGGGCGCGCCTTCGTGGAAGCCGCGCGGGCAACCGTACCGAAGAAGCCGGTGGTCGTCCTCAAGGCGGGCCGTACGGCGGCGGGTGCCAAGGCCGCCGGGTCACACACCGGGGCTCTGGCGGGCGACGACGCCGTGTACGACGACATACTGAAGCAGGCCGGTGTCATCCGGGCGCCGGGATTGAACGACATGCTGGAGTACGCGCGCGGGTTGCCCGTGCTGCCCGCCCCCCGGGGCGACAACGTCGTGATCATCACCGGGGCCGGCGGCAGCGGCGTACTGCTCTCCGACGCGGTCACGGACAACGGCCTCACCCTGATGGAGATCCCGCCGGACCTGGACGAGGCGTTCCGGAAGTTCATTCCACCCTTCGGGGCAGCGGGCAACCCGGTGGACATCACGGGGGGCGAGCCGCCGTCGACGTACGAGGCGACGATCCGGCTGGGCCTGGAGGACCCGCGCATCCACGCGCTCGTCCTCGGCTACTGGCACACCATCGTCACCCCCCCGATGGTCTTCGCAGAGCTCACCGCGCGCGTGGTGGCCGAGTTCCAGGAGCGGGGCATCGAAAAGCCCGTGGTGGCGTCGCTCGCGGGCGACGTCGAGGTCGAGGAAGCGTGCCAGTACCTCTACGAGCGAGGGATCGTGGCGTACCCGTACACGACCGAGAAACCGGTCGCGGTGCTCGGTGCGAAGTATCGCTGGGCGCGGGCGGCTGGGCTCCTGTGA